The Papio anubis isolate 15944 chromosome 5, Panubis1.0, whole genome shotgun sequence genome has a segment encoding these proteins:
- the LOC101004671 gene encoding uncharacterized protein LOC101004671 produces the protein MQSVWEDRGKEKPEPGLELRRAESCGLPSGLGDAVREHELRVPEGPERYSAIGSDHQVGDTAIVEGAMEPGFRRKLQRCALSPATNDIGVTSEDLLIILPLLGIPRGMQFRSAASIRTPSSQHAQWPLPGWLDEGASRPRSVWTLQTFGRCLLLKPVVSMGWVMEEWMILLNLNPKLANWSPVSSTGSRPSGFRPQSFSREPSTWCWQRVMRRMYTVVLALQWSSLDASSSPDSTFLFLRLFRDSGSRLSQLGSQTLRPGRVPHAQAHGSAARSFPTVPAKQNLGTKPLASPQAASLSTCRIPRPPAPTQVPGAQCLAGTLPLDMLLNNRFGPGAVAHDYL, from the coding sequence ATGCAGTCTGTATgggaggacagagggaaggaaaagcCAGAGCCAGGTCTTGAGCTGAGAAGGGCAGAGTCGTGTGGACTGCCCTCAGGACTGGGTGATGCCGTCAGGGAGCATGAACTCCGTGTCCCCGAGGGTCCTGAGCGCTACTCGGCCATTGGGTCGGATCACCAGGTGGGTGATACTGCCATTGTTGAGGGAGCAATGGAGCCAGGTTTCCGGAGGAAACTGCAGCGCTGTGCCCTGTCACCGGCAACGAATGACATTGGCGTGACATCGGAAGATCTCCTAATTATCCTCCCCCTGCTTGGCATCCCCCGAGGGATGCAGTTTCGGAGCGCTGCCTCGATCCGCACTCCATCTTCACAACATGCCCAGTGGCCGCTGCCAGGCTGGCTTGACGAGGGGGCTTCCCGCCCCAGGTCTGTGTGGACGTTGCAGACGTTTGGCAGGTGCCTGTTGCTGAAGCCAGTGGTTTCTATGGGGTGGGTCATGGAGGAATGGATGATTTTATTAAACCTCAACCCCAAGCTTGCAAATTGGAGTCCAGTTAGTTCTACTGGTTCACGACCCAGCGGGTTCAGACCGCAGTCCTTTTCCAGGGAGCCATCCACATGGTGTTGGCAACGCGTGATGAGAAGGATGTACACTGTGGTCTTGGCTCTGCAGTGGTCCAGCCTGGACGCCAGCTCTTCTCCAGATTCCACGTTCCTCTTCCTTAGGTTGTTCAGAGACAGTGGTTCTCGCCTGTCCCAGTTGGGGTCCCAGACGCTGAGACCCGGCCGCGTGCCCCACGCCCAGGCCCACGGCTCGGCTGCGCGCAGCTTCCCCACTGTGCCAGCGAAGCAGAACCTTGGGACCAAGCCCCTGGCCAGCCCGCAGGCTGCCAGCCTCAGCACCTGCCGGATCCCCAGGCCGCCAGCTCCCACGCAGGTCCCGGGCGCTCAATGCCTGGCAGGCACGCTGCCTCTGGATATGCTTTTAAATAACagatttgggccgggcgcggttgctcacgactacctgtaa